The Corallococcus macrosporus genome segment CCCACGCTGATGACGGAGACGGGGGCTCGCATCAGCGAGAGCATGGCCATCCTCAACCACCTGGGCGCGCGCGGCGTGGGCACCGGGCTGTCGTTCGCCCAGGGCACCGAGGACTTCGACCGGTTGAACCAGATGCTCGCGTACCTGAACACGACCTTCTTCAGTGCCTTCTCGCCGCTCTGGTACGCGCTTGAGCACGCGGAGCTGCCGGAGTCCGAGAAGCAGGCGCTGCGGAAGCTGGGAGCGCGCAAGGTGGTCTCCGCGCACGCGAAGCTGGAGACCTTGATGGCCGACTCGCCGTGGCTGCTGGGCGACCACCGCACGCTGGCGGATGCCTACTTCATCGGCATTGCCCGCTGGACCCGGTACCACGAGGTGCTGGACCGCCGCGACTACCCAAAGGTCCAAGGCCTCTTCGAGCGGCTGGAGGCGGACGCCGGGGTGCGCTTCGCCCATGCCATCGAGAAGGGCGAGACGCCCGGGGGCAGCGGCGCGTTCCAGGGGCACCTCCGCCTCGCGGAGGCCCTGCGACGCCGGCCCCCTGCTCCCTGAGCAGCCGTCGTTCCACGGAAGTGTCGCGCACGCGCAGTGGCAGGGATTCATCACTGCAGTCCGCCTCCAACACCGCGATACTGCGAAGGTGAGGATGGACGAGAAGATGGACGTGCTGCCCGGGTACACCCTGGGCGCGCTCGTGCGGCAGGGGGAGCGCGCCGTCGTCTACCGGGGCGCGTCCACCGACGGTCGCCGGGTGATCGTCACGCTGCTTCGCTCCCAGCAGCCTTCTCCCAGGGAGCTCGCGGAGCTCCGCCACGCGTTCGACTTCGGGCGTGAGCTCGACTCGCCAGCCGTGGTGCGCACGCTGTCCCTGGAAACTTCCGACGATCACTTCGCCCTGGTGGCCGAGGACGGTGGAGGCCGATTCCTCGACGAGCTGCTCGGGACTCCCATGGAGTTCGGCCGCGCGCTCAACCTGGCGGTCGGCATCGCCGAAGCGCTCACCGACCTCCACGGCCACGGTGTCATCCACAAGGACGTCTGTCCGGAGAACCTGGTCGTCGATCCCGAGACGGGCCGCGTCCAGCTTGCCGACTTCGCCTTCGCCGCGCGCGGTCCCTACCTGTCGCCCGAGCAGACAGGCCGCATGGACCGTCCCCTCGACGCACGCACGGACCTCTACTCGGCGGGTGTCGTCCTGTATCAGGTGTTCACGGGCCAGCTGCCCTTCCATGCCGAGGACGCGCTCGGGTGGATCCACAGCCACCTCGCCCGCACGCCCCGGCCGCTCGTGGAGCTTCAGCCCCACCTCCCGGCCGTGGTGTCGGACCTGGTGATGCGCCTGCTGGCGAAGGCGCCCGAGGACCGCTACCCGACCGCGCAAGGACTGCTCGTTGACCTGCTGAACTGCCGCCAGCAATGGACCCTGAACCAGCGGATCGCGCCGTTCACCCTCAGCGCCAGCGACGCGCTGGGACTGCTGAGGACACCGCAGCTGCTCCCGCTTCGCGAGGCCGAGCTCGGGCAACTGCGCGCGGCCTTCGGGCGGGTGGTGGCCACGAAGCTCCCGGAGCTGGTCCTGGTGATGGGAGAGGGGGGCGTTGGCAAGTCGTCCCTGGTGAACCAGCTCCGGTCCACGGTCCTCGACCAGGGGGGCCTCTTCCTGACGGGCAAGTTCGACCAGCGGCAGGAGGCTCCCTACGCCGCGTTTACCCGCGCGTTCCAGCCGCTCTTCCTACAGCTCGCCGCGGAGGACGCATCCCAGAAGGCCCGGTGGCGGGAGCGTCTGGATGAAGCGCTCGGCGCGAGCGGGCAGCTGATCGCCGACGTCATCCCCGAGCTGCTCCAGGTGACCGGGCGGCTGCCAGAGGTCGCGCCGCTGGCTCCCGCCGAGGCCCAGAGCCGCTTCCTCCAGGTGTTCCGGCAGTTGCTGGAGGCGCTCACCGAGGAGCACCCGGTGACGCTCTTCCTCGACGACCTCCAGTGGGCCGACGAGGCCAGCCTGCGGCTGCTCCAGCACCTCGCGTCCCACCCCGCACCCCATCCCCTCCTCATCCTCGGCGCCTCCCGCGACCGCGACCGGGGGCCGTCCGCCGCGCTGACGCTCGCCCTGGACGCGCTCCAGAAGGGCCAGACCCGGGTGACGGAGCTCACCTTGCTCCCGCTGCCGCGCGAGGACTGCGCGCAGCTCATCGGCGACACGCTCGGCGCGGATCCACGGGCCCTCGCTCCGCTGGCGGCGCTGGTCTGTGAGAAGACCCACGGCAACCCCTTCTTCACCCTCCAGTTGCTCTCCGCGCTTCATCGCGACGGCCTGCTCACCTTCGACCGCGGACGGAGCGCCTGGCGGTGGAGCGCCCATCGCATCCGCGCGCTGGAGCTGGGCGAAGGCGTCATCGAGCTGATGCTCGGCAAGCTGCGGCGCCTCCCCGCCCTCACGCAGGAAGCGCTCACGCTCGCGGCCTGCCTGGGCGCGACCGTCGAGCTGCCATCGCTCATCGCGGCGGGTGGCTTCGCGGAGGACGCGCTGCGCGTCGCGCTGGACGAGGCGGTGCGCGAGGGACTGCTGCTCCCGCACCTCGACGGCACCTATCGCTTCTCGCACGACCGCGTGCAGCAGGCCGCCTACGCGCTCCTCGCGCCCGAGGTACGCGCCGCCACGCACCTGCGCATCGGCCGCCGGCTGCTCGCGCACACCTCACCGCGGCTGTTGCCCGAGCGCGTGTTCACCCTGGTGTCCCAGCTCGACCAGGGCATCGAGCTGATTGAAGCGCGCGAGGAGCGCATCTCCATCGCCCGGCTCAACCTGCTCGCCGCCAGGCGGGCCAGGACCGCCTCCGCTCTCGGCGCGATGCGCTACCTCCAGGCGGGCCAGGCGCTGCTCGCCCCGGAGCCATGGGCGGCGGATCACGAGCTGGCCCAGGGCCTCCACCAGGAGGAGGCCGAGAGCGAGCTGTCCGCCGGCAACCTGGACACGGCGGAGCGCCTGCTGACCGTCCTGCTGGCCCATGCGCGGACACCCACCGAGCGCGCCAGCGCCTACCGGGCGTGGATCGACCTTCATACCACCCGGGGCGCCCTGGGCTCCGCCATCGACAGCGCCAGTGCCTGCCTCCGCCAGTACGGCATCGCGCTGAGCCCCCAGCCCACGCTGGAGCAACTCGAGGAAGCGGATCGCACCGTGGAGCAGCTCCTTGGAGAGCACGCCATCGAAGCGCTGCTCAGCCTGGCGCCCATGCGGGATCCGGACATGGAGGCCGCCATGAGCGTGCTGGCCTCCTTCCTGCCGACGGCCTACTTCAGCAACCCGCAGCTGCACCACCTGGTGGCGTGCCAGATGGTGATCCTCACGCTCCAGCATGGACTGACCTCCGCGTCCACGATGGGGCTCACCGCCTACGGCTTCGAGCTGGTCATCACCCACAAGCAGTACGCCCGGGCGGCCAGCATCGCCCGCGTGGCGCTCACGCTGGTGGAGCGGCACGGTTTCGTCGCGGACGAGGCGAAGGTGTCCCTGGTCTCGGGCGTCGCGATCCTCTCCTGGGTCGAGCCGCCGCGCTCCCTCTACACCTATGTCGAGCGGGCCCTGCGCGCGGGAAGGCGGGCGGGAGACGTGGTCTTCGTCTGCCTCGGGCTCACCCACCGCTGCATGCTCGCGCTGGCCGCGGGCGAACGGCTCGAAGAGGTCGACCGCGCGGCGCGCACCGCCGCCGACTTCAACCGCGGCGTCGGGAACGAGCCGCTGCTCATCTGTGTCGAGGTCGTCCAGCGCCTCACCCAGGCGCTGCGCGGCCGCCCTCCGGTGCTTTCCCAGGAGCGGCTCGAGGATGCGGCCTTCGCCGAGCGGGTGGGCCGCCAGCCGCCGTTCGCCAGCTTCTGGTACCGCGTCCGTCGCCTGGAGCTCCACCTCGTCCTGGGCAACCGCACCGCCGCGCTCGCCGAAGCGCGACAGCTCTCCGGCCTCATCGTCGCCCAGCGGGGCCAGTACGGTGAGGCCCATGCCGTCTTCCTGGTCGCCCTGACCCTGGCGGCCCATGGAGAGGTGGCACCGGCGGAGGAGCAGGCGCAGTGGGGGGCGGAGCTCGAAGGCCATCGCGCCTTCCTCGGGAACCTGGCGGCCTTCTGTCCCGCCAACTTCCTCGCCTTCGAGGCGCTGGTGACGGCGGAGGTCGCGCGGCGGAGCGGACGCACCGAGGAGGCCGCGGAGCACTACGAGCGGGCGCTCCGGGCCGCGCGTGAGAGCGGCCTCATCCAATACGCGGCGCTGGCGGGCGAGCTGGCCGCGCGCTTCTACCATTCCCGCGGCCTGCGCACCGTCGCGGACGCCTACCTCGAGGAAGCCTGGCGCGCGTACCAGGAGTGGGGCGCCGAGACCAAGCTGCGCCAGCTGGAGCAGCTGTACCCGCGCATGAAGGAGCGCCTGTCGCGTGGGCTTCCGCATCACCTGTACGCGGAGCCCGCGCAGCTCGACGCGCGCGCGATGGTGCACGCGTCACAGGTCCTCTCCCAGGAGATCGTCCTGCCGCGGCTGCTGGAGAAGCTCTTGCGGAGCGCGTTGGAGCAGGCGGGCGCGGAGCGGGGCTACCTGATGACGCTCGAAGGAGGGCATCCCTTCGTGCGGGTCACGGCGCAGCTGACGGAGTCAGGCATCCAGGTCTCCGTCCTCGGAGAGCCCGTCGCGCCCGGCGCCGAGCTTCCGGGCTCGCTCCTGGCGCACGTGCAGCGGATGCGGCAGCCGGTCCTGCTGGACGATGCCTCCCAGCCGAGCCCCTTCTCCTCGGATCCGTACTTCGCCTCGCTGCGCGTGCACTCGGTGCTGTGCATTCCGCTCGTCCGGAACGCGGACCTCGCCGGCATGCTCTACCTGGAGAACAACCAGCTCCCGGGGGCGTTCACGTCCGAGCGGATCCTCACCCTGGAGGTGCTGGCCGCGCAGGCCGTCATCTCCCTGGAGAACGCCCGCCTCTACCAGGCGGCCCAGGAAGCGGTCCGCGTGCGCGACGACTTCCTGGCCATTGCCTCCCACGAGCTCAAGACCCCCATCACCGCCATGCGGCTCCAGGTGCAGTCGATCCGCAAGGTGATGGGCACGCGGGCGCCGGAAGCGCCCGCCGAGGGCCGGCTCGTGACCCTGCTCGGGACCTTCGAGCGTCAGGTCAGCAGGCTCGCCTATCTGGCCGACGACATGCTCGAGGTGTCCCGGCTCAAGGAGGGAGCGCTGGCGTTGGAGCTGGACGCGTTCGACCTGTGCACCCTGGTGCGGGAGCAGGTGGACGCCCTGGCGGAGCGGCTGAAGGCCACGGGGTGTTCCGTGGAACTCGACTTCGAGGAGGCGGTGGTGGGGCAGTGGGACCACGCCCGCCTGGGACGGCTCGTCACCAGCCTGCTCCTCAACGCCATGAAGTTCGGCGCGGGCCACCCCATCACGGTGCGTGCGCGAGTGACGGGCGACTTCGCGCGGCTCGAGGTGAAGGACCGAGGAGCCGGGGTGGACCGCGCGGACCAGGCGCGCATCTTCGAGCGGTTCGAGCAGGCCGCGCCCGCGTACAACTACGGCGGGCTGGGCCTGGGTCTCTACCTCGCGCGTGAGACGGTCCGCGCCCACGGTGGCACCATCAGCGTGGAGAGCGCGCTCGGCGCCGGTGCCACGTTCGTGGTGGAGCTGCCCCTGCGGCAGGCGCGCTGACGGGACGGGGTGCGCCTCAGGGGTCCAGGGGCTCGAAGCGACAGGCCATGTCGCCCAGCACCGTCCCCGGCGAGGTGAAGGAGCCCGCCGAGAAATCGAGCGCGTAGGTGGCGCTCTGGGACGCGGTGAAGTCGGCCTGCCAGCGCACGTCGTCCCGCTCCTCCAGGGTGTACGCCTGGCGCGTTCCCTTCGCGTCGAGGAAGCCCACATCCGGACGGTGCTTCGCGCCCGACACCTTCCAGGGACAGTCGAGCTGGTAGCGCCGTCCGGCGATGGCCTGGAAGGTGTAGACGTCGTGGTCGATGGCGTTGGCGATCCGGTAGGACAGCGTCTGGGGACCGTCCGGGAGGGGCGTCGCCGTGTCCAGGGTGTCCCCATGGTCGTCCAGGCCCTGGTCTTCCACCTGGAGCGTGTAGTTCCCCGTCACGTACTTCGAGTTGAGCGCGGGCGAGCCCGTCATCTGCACGGAGTGCGTCGCCTGGGACGCCTTGAAGGACGTCGAGGTGGGGATGCCCGCGGAAGCGGGGTGGGTGCCGAACGGGCCCCCCGGCGGCGCATCCTGGATCGAGCCCTGGCTCTGCCCCGTCAGGGTGAAGGACACCCGGTAGTGGTGCCCGGGCTGGACGGACAGGGCGAAGACGTCGCGGTCCCCGGGCGCTTGGATCTTCCCCTGCACGGACGCGGTACCCGCCGGCACCGGGGTGGCCGCTTCCGGGGTGTCCCCGTGGTCGTCCTGCCCCAGGTCGTTCAGCACGCAGGTGTAGGGCTGGGACGGATCCAGGAACGCGTTGGCCTGGATGGAGGCAACGTAGGTGCCTCCCAGGGACTTGATGCGGGCTTCGCCCTCGGTCTCCCGGTCGTTGGGGTCATACGCGCGGCCCTGGGCCTTCTGCTGGCTGTCGAGGATCCGCAGCTCCCAGGACGGGTTCGGGAAGGTGCAGCCGAGCGCGTAGACGTGGTCCACGGTGGTCTCGAACGACAGCAGGTCCCGCTCGCCCCAATGCTCGCTGTAGCCCGTGAAGGGCTTCTCCGACGGCGTCCAGGGCGTCGCCCGGAGGAACAGGTCCCCGTGGTCGTCCGGTCCGCGGTCCACCAGGCGGAACTGGAACGGCACGCGAGGCTGGCTGTTGTTCGGGAGCAGATAGAACGTGTGCACGGCGCCGTGCTTCAGCCCGGACCAGTGCAGCGGGCTGGGGGGATAGCTGGGGTCGTCGCTGTACTGGTCGGCGGAGTCGAGCCGCGTGCGCGCGGCGTCCCGCAGGACCACCGAGTACCCCAGGCTCCCCGGCTCCACCGTGAAGTCGTAGTGGCGGCATCCGCGGGCGACGAAGGCGAAGTGCAGCGGCACGCCCCCTCCGGGCGGCCAGGTGAGGGTGTGCACCTCGTCCGAGGGCGTCAGCAGCGTGGCGCCATCCGGCACGCCCGCGTCCCCGACCGGCCCATCGTCCGCGCAGGCGAAGCTCCCCGCGTCAGGCTCCGGCTCACTCCCCGCATCCGGACCGGCGTCCCCGCCCGCATCCGTCCCCGCATCCGCCCCCGCGTCCGTGCCGGCATCGAGCACGAGCGGCGGAGGCTCTGGCGTGGAATCACATCCCGCACCGAGGACGAGCCCGGCGGACAGGAGAAGGACAGATTGCCACTGCTGATTCATGTTCATGTCAGGGGTCCAGGGCCTCGAAGAGGACCGTGTGGTCGATGAGGTTCTCTCGCAGGCCGACGCTCATCCGGAAGAAGTAGGTCCCCGCCGTGGGCAGCGTGAACTCCTTCACCCAGCGCGAGCCGACGTGCTGTCCTGGCGCCCGGATGGTGCGCCCCTGCGCATCGTAGAGCGTCGAGAACAGCTGCTCCCCGGTCGACGTGTCCCTCCAGTCGCCGCTGAGGCGATAGCGCCCCCCGGCGACGGCCTCGAAGGAGAGGTAGTCCTCGTCGATGAATTCAGAGATGTGCACGGTGACGGTCTGCGACGGTCCGGTCATCGGCGTCGCGGTCTGCCGCGTGTCGCCATGGTCGTCCAGGCCCAGGTCCTCGAACCGGAGCGTGTAGGGGGCGGACGTCCACCGCGCCCGCAGGACTCCGTCCCCCCTCACCCCCACGTAGTAGGAGGCCCCTTCCGCCTTGAAGGCCATGACGATGTCGTTGAACCCCTCGAACTCGCCGCCCGGCGGCGCCGTGAGGACCCGGCAGTCGGGGGGCGTGGCGCCGGGGTCGCAGGTGGCGCGGTAGTGGTGTCCGGGCTGGACGCTCAGCGCGAAGACGTCGAAGTCCGCACGGAAGTCGAGCCGCCCCGCGATGGACGTCGTCCCCTGGGGGAGCGCGGTCGCGGTCTCCATGCGCTCACCGTGGTCGTCCGCTCCTTCGTCCTTCAGCCTGCACTGGTAGGCGGAAGGGGACGGGGCCACCAGGGAGTTGTTGGCCTGGACGATGGCGAGGAACCGCTCCGCCGGGGCCTTGAAGGCCGTGGAGGCCTGCAGCTCCGTGGCGTTCGCGTTGGTCACCTCGCTGACGAAGTAGTTCAGGACCGGATCAAAGAAGGACAGCCGCCAGCCCGGGTGCGAGAAGTCGCAGCCCAGTGAATAGACGTGGCCCGCCACGGTGGAGAACGAGAACACGTCGCGCTCCCCCGGGTGCTCTCCCTGTCCCATCAGGGGCTGCTCCGAAGGAGCCCAGGGGGCTGCCGTGGCGAGCAGGTCGCCGTGCGCGTCCGGCCCTTGATCCACCAGGCGGAAGACCAGGTCCCGGGGGAACTCGAACGGCTCCGTCGAGACCTCCAGCGTGTAGAAGCCCTCCTGGGTGAACCCCGACCAGTGCGTGGTCAGGGGGGGAATCGCGACGCCGCCTTCCCGGCGCTCGAGGACGGCTCCGGACGGGTCCTTCAACGTCAGGATGATCCACCGCTGGTACTCCTCGACGAGGAAGTCGTAGTGCCGCCCGGCCTGGCCCAGGAAGGCGAAGCGGAGCGTGACCTGGGGATCCGTCCACGCCACGGTGTGAACGCGCGTCGCGGACGGGCGCAGGAACGTGTGGCCCTCCGGAACGCCCGGCGGCGGGGGCCCCTCGGGCGTGTTGTCGTCCGGGCCCGCGTCCACACCGGCATCCGGACCCGCGTCGCTTCCCGCATCCACGCTCGTGCCAGCGTCCGGCAGGGGCGTCGGCTCATCCGGAGTGGATTCGCACCCCAAGCCCATGAGCAGACAGCAACAAACGAGAAAGGCAGACAGTGAACGTGGCTTCAAAGACATCTCATGGGCTCCCGGGACGGAGGGCACCCTAGCCGAAGAGCGCCCGGGGTCGCCACGGCCGCCATGTCGTGGGCCGAGGCTCAGGTCCGGGGCGGTGGCGGCTGGAGCCCCAGCAGGGCCTTGCCGAGGAAGTCGCGGATCACCGCTGGAGACCAGGCCATCAGCGGGCCGCTCATGGCATCGCGCAGGTAGCGCTCGATGGGGTGGCTCCGCATGTAGCCCGAGCCTCCGGCGAGCTCCATGGCCGCGGTGGTGATGGCCACGGCGGCCTCATTGGCCACGGCCTTGGCCTGCATCTGCAGCACGGGGAAGTCCGGCTCGCGCTGATCCGTGGCGATGGCCGCGCGCATGGCCAGCGCCCGCGCCGCCTCCAGCCGGAGGCTCATCTCCGCCACCGAGAACTGGACCCACTGCATCCGTGCGATTGCCTGGTTCTCTGGAGGCAGCTTGCGCTCCCGGGCGTAGGAGATGGCGAAGGCCAGCGCCGCCTCGGCGATGCCGATGGAGATCCACGGCAGGCCCAGGGCGATGGGGTTGGGCTGGGAGGGATCCAGCCGCAGCCGCCGGGACTCCGGCAGCAGGGTGTCCTGGAAGTGCAGGAGCTGGCTGCGCGTGGCCCGCATTCCCAGGGTGTCCCAGACATCCTCCACCCGGATGGAGTCGTCCTTGTCGATGAGGAAGAAGGCGGGCTGGCCATCACACACGGCATTGGTGAGCAGGTAGCCCGCCCGCTCGCTGCCCGACACGAAGCGCTTGGCCCCGGACAGGCGCCAGCCGCCCTCGACGCGGCGGGCCTCCTGGTGGGGCATGAGGAACATGTTGCCGCTGGTGGGCTCGGACAGGGCGTTGCCGAACCAGGCTCCCTGGCGGAACCTGTCGTTGAATGAGGCCACCAGCGCGGGCTCCGGCAGCGCCAGGAAGGCGAGCCCCGAGCCCTGATGCATCAGCCAGAGCGTGCCGAAGGAGGCGCTGCCCCGGCTCAGGATGCTGACGATTCGCCCGAAGGTCAGCCACGAGGCCCCCTCCAGCAGCGCGGTGTTCAGCGGGGATGAGGCCATGGCCTCGAAGCCTTCTTCAGGCAGGGAGGTCTCCCGGTCATGCCGCGCGGCCTGCTCCGCCAGCAGCCGCTGGATCCGCTCCGCTTCGGCAAGACAGTCTGAATCGCTCATCGTTCGTTCTCTCCGTGACGTCGGGTGAGTTCCGTCGGGCTCATGCCCAGCAAGCGGCGCAGGCAGCGGGCCATGTGGCTTGGGTGTGAGAAGCCCGCCTCCATCGCGATCTCCGTCAGGCTCTGGCGCCCTTCCATCAAGCGCAGCCGCGCGCGCTCCACGCGACGCTCCATCACGAACCGATGCACCGGCATCCCCGTGGCCTGTTTGAACAGCGGCTTGAAGTGAGACAGGCTGAACCCCGCCACCCCGGCCAGCTCCGCCAGCGTCAGGTCCTCGTCCAGGTGCGTCTCGATGTACTCGACCACCTGCCGCAGCCGCCACGCCGGCAATGCGTGGCGACGCCTGGGCGCCGAGGCCCCCGTGTGGGATTGCGTCGCGACCAGCCGCGCGGCGAGCGCCGTCGCCAGGCTGTCCACGAAGAGCCTTCCCCCCGGATAGCCATCGTGGTCCTCGGCCTGCATCATCCAGCCGATGCGCTCGACCTGCGGGTCCCGGATGTGGATGGCCGGATCCAGTGCCGCCCCTTGCGCCCCCAACCCCAGGGACTCCGCGGCCTCCCGCATCAGCGCGGGCGTCAGCCGCAGGAGCAACGACCGCGCCGGGCCTGACAACGTCCACCGCGTGCTCGACCCCGCCGGAACCACGCAGAACTGACCGTGGAGGCGCGCCCCCTGACGCTCGGCATTCCCCACGCGATACGTCACCGGCACCGGTTCCCCCATGTGCAGACAGAGGACATGGCGGTCATCCACCGGCGAGTCGAACCGCCCGGACGGAACCGGAGACGTGAGCACGTCGAGCAACGGCATGCGCCCCGGCCAAGGCTCGTCACC includes the following:
- a CDS encoding glutathione S-transferase family protein, whose amino-acid sequence is MALPILFYGVPSGCSFGSIVALEWLGRPYQLCRIAMPEDVTSADYLRINPVAETPTLMTETGARISESMAILNHLGARGVGTGLSFAQGTEDFDRLNQMLAYLNTTFFSAFSPLWYALEHAELPESEKQALRKLGARKVVSAHAKLETLMADSPWLLGDHRTLADAYFIGIARWTRYHEVLDRRDYPKVQGLFERLEADAGVRFAHAIEKGETPGGSGAFQGHLRLAEALRRRPPAP
- a CDS encoding AAA family ATPase gives rise to the protein MDEKMDVLPGYTLGALVRQGERAVVYRGASTDGRRVIVTLLRSQQPSPRELAELRHAFDFGRELDSPAVVRTLSLETSDDHFALVAEDGGGRFLDELLGTPMEFGRALNLAVGIAEALTDLHGHGVIHKDVCPENLVVDPETGRVQLADFAFAARGPYLSPEQTGRMDRPLDARTDLYSAGVVLYQVFTGQLPFHAEDALGWIHSHLARTPRPLVELQPHLPAVVSDLVMRLLAKAPEDRYPTAQGLLVDLLNCRQQWTLNQRIAPFTLSASDALGLLRTPQLLPLREAELGQLRAAFGRVVATKLPELVLVMGEGGVGKSSLVNQLRSTVLDQGGLFLTGKFDQRQEAPYAAFTRAFQPLFLQLAAEDASQKARWRERLDEALGASGQLIADVIPELLQVTGRLPEVAPLAPAEAQSRFLQVFRQLLEALTEEHPVTLFLDDLQWADEASLRLLQHLASHPAPHPLLILGASRDRDRGPSAALTLALDALQKGQTRVTELTLLPLPREDCAQLIGDTLGADPRALAPLAALVCEKTHGNPFFTLQLLSALHRDGLLTFDRGRSAWRWSAHRIRALELGEGVIELMLGKLRRLPALTQEALTLAACLGATVELPSLIAAGGFAEDALRVALDEAVREGLLLPHLDGTYRFSHDRVQQAAYALLAPEVRAATHLRIGRRLLAHTSPRLLPERVFTLVSQLDQGIELIEAREERISIARLNLLAARRARTASALGAMRYLQAGQALLAPEPWAADHELAQGLHQEEAESELSAGNLDTAERLLTVLLAHARTPTERASAYRAWIDLHTTRGALGSAIDSASACLRQYGIALSPQPTLEQLEEADRTVEQLLGEHAIEALLSLAPMRDPDMEAAMSVLASFLPTAYFSNPQLHHLVACQMVILTLQHGLTSASTMGLTAYGFELVITHKQYARAASIARVALTLVERHGFVADEAKVSLVSGVAILSWVEPPRSLYTYVERALRAGRRAGDVVFVCLGLTHRCMLALAAGERLEEVDRAARTAADFNRGVGNEPLLICVEVVQRLTQALRGRPPVLSQERLEDAAFAERVGRQPPFASFWYRVRRLELHLVLGNRTAALAEARQLSGLIVAQRGQYGEAHAVFLVALTLAAHGEVAPAEEQAQWGAELEGHRAFLGNLAAFCPANFLAFEALVTAEVARRSGRTEEAAEHYERALRAARESGLIQYAALAGELAARFYHSRGLRTVADAYLEEAWRAYQEWGAETKLRQLEQLYPRMKERLSRGLPHHLYAEPAQLDARAMVHASQVLSQEIVLPRLLEKLLRSALEQAGAERGYLMTLEGGHPFVRVTAQLTESGIQVSVLGEPVAPGAELPGSLLAHVQRMRQPVLLDDASQPSPFSSDPYFASLRVHSVLCIPLVRNADLAGMLYLENNQLPGAFTSERILTLEVLAAQAVISLENARLYQAAQEAVRVRDDFLAIASHELKTPITAMRLQVQSIRKVMGTRAPEAPAEGRLVTLLGTFERQVSRLAYLADDMLEVSRLKEGALALELDAFDLCTLVREQVDALAERLKATGCSVELDFEEAVVGQWDHARLGRLVTSLLLNAMKFGAGHPITVRARVTGDFARLEVKDRGAGVDRADQARIFERFEQAAPAYNYGGLGLGLYLARETVRAHGGTISVESALGAGATFVVELPLRQAR
- a CDS encoding PPC domain-containing protein: MGLGCESTPDEPTPLPDAGTSVDAGSDAGPDAGVDAGPDDNTPEGPPPPGVPEGHTFLRPSATRVHTVAWTDPQVTLRFAFLGQAGRHYDFLVEEYQRWIILTLKDPSGAVLERREGGVAIPPLTTHWSGFTQEGFYTLEVSTEPFEFPRDLVFRLVDQGPDAHGDLLATAAPWAPSEQPLMGQGEHPGERDVFSFSTVAGHVYSLGCDFSHPGWRLSFFDPVLNYFVSEVTNANATELQASTAFKAPAERFLAIVQANNSLVAPSPSAYQCRLKDEGADDHGERMETATALPQGTTSIAGRLDFRADFDVFALSVQPGHHYRATCDPGATPPDCRVLTAPPGGEFEGFNDIVMAFKAEGASYYVGVRGDGVLRARWTSAPYTLRFEDLGLDDHGDTRQTATPMTGPSQTVTVHISEFIDEDYLSFEAVAGGRYRLSGDWRDTSTGEQLFSTLYDAQGRTIRAPGQHVGSRWVKEFTLPTAGTYFFRMSVGLRENLIDHTVLFEALDP
- a CDS encoding acyl-CoA dehydrogenase family protein; translated protein: MSDSDCLAEAERIQRLLAEQAARHDRETSLPEEGFEAMASSPLNTALLEGASWLTFGRIVSILSRGSASFGTLWLMHQGSGLAFLALPEPALVASFNDRFRQGAWFGNALSEPTSGNMFLMPHQEARRVEGGWRLSGAKRFVSGSERAGYLLTNAVCDGQPAFFLIDKDDSIRVEDVWDTLGMRATRSQLLHFQDTLLPESRRLRLDPSQPNPIALGLPWISIGIAEAALAFAISYARERKLPPENQAIARMQWVQFSVAEMSLRLEAARALAMRAAIATDQREPDFPVLQMQAKAVANEAAVAITTAAMELAGGSGYMRSHPIERYLRDAMSGPLMAWSPAVIRDFLGKALLGLQPPPPRT
- a CDS encoding helix-turn-helix domain-containing protein, coding for MPLLDVLTSPVPSGRFDSPVDDRHVLCLHMGEPVPVTYRVGNAERQGARLHGQFCVVPAGSSTRWTLSGPARSLLLRLTPALMREAAESLGLGAQGAALDPAIHIRDPQVERIGWMMQAEDHDGYPGGRLFVDSLATALAARLVATQSHTGASAPRRRHALPAWRLRQVVEYIETHLDEDLTLAELAGVAGFSLSHFKPLFKQATGMPVHRFVMERRVERARLRLMEGRQSLTEIAMEAGFSHPSHMARCLRRLLGMSPTELTRRHGENER